The following coding sequences are from one Brienomyrus brachyistius isolate T26 chromosome 15, BBRACH_0.4, whole genome shotgun sequence window:
- the LOC125709061 gene encoding flavin-containing monooxygenase 5-like isoform X5: protein MARRVAVIGGGISGLTCIKCCLDEGLEPVCFESSDDIGGLWRFKEEPEKDRASIYQSVIINTSKEMMSFSDFPIPAHFPNFMHNSLIMDYFRMYAEHFKLLRHVRLQTSVCSVRQRPDFARSGQWDVVTKNRQGQEERHIFDAIFVCIGHHASPHIPLKDFPGIDTFKGKWFHSRDYKSPEEWQGKRVVVIGIGNSGGDIAVELSRVAKQVFLSTRRGSWIVNRVWENGFPMDMGFSRLAHMMSAILPSTLTSTIGERKLNKRFNHKLYSIKPKHRLVSQHPTINDELPNRILSGTVLVKTNVSRIEGSSVMFEDGTVEEDIDLVVFATGYSFSFPFLPSSVISISENKTSLYKYVFPPTLEQPTLAIIGLIQPLGAVMPISEMQARWATRIFKGATTDGLKSS, encoded by the exons ATGGCTCGCCGCGTTGCCGTGATCGGAGGGGGAATCTCAGGGCTGACTTGTATCAAGTGCTGCCTCGACGAGGGACTGGAGCCGGTCTGCTTTGAAAGCAGCGATGACATCGGGGGCTTGTGGAGGTTCAAG GAGGAGCCGGAGAAGGACCGGGCTAGCATCTATCAGTCCGTCATAATCAACACCTCCAAGGAGATGATGAGCTTCAGCGACTTCCCCATCCCTGCCCACTTCCCCAACTTCATGCACAACTCCCTCATCATGGACTACTTCCGGATGTATGCGGAGCACTTCAAACTGCTCCGTCACGTCCGCCTCCAG ACCAGCGTCTGCAGTGTGCGTCAAAGGCCTGACTTCGCTCGCTCGGGCCAGTGGGACGTGGTGACCAAAAACAGACAGGGACAGGAGGAGAGGCACATCTTTGATGCTATATTCGTCTGTATTGGACACCATGCGTCCCCACACATCCCTTTGAAAGATTTCCCAG GAATAGACACCTTTAAAGGGAAGTGGTTCCACAGCCGAGACTATAAATCTCCCGAAGAATGGCAGGGGAAGAGGGTGGTCGTGATCGGGATTGGGAATTCTGGGGGCGACATCGCTGTGGAGTTAAGCAGGGTGGCCAAGCAG GTGTTCCTCAGCACGCGGAGGGGCTCGTGGATAGTGAACCGCGTGTGGGAGAACGGATTCCCCATGGATATGGGATTCAGCAGGCTCGCACACATGATGTCGGCCATTCTGCCCAGTACCCTCACATCCACGATAGGCGAAAGAAAACTTAACAAGAGATTCAACCACAAGCTGTACTCCATCAAACCCAAGCATAG GTTGGTCAGCCAGCACCCCACGATCAATGATGAGCTGCCCAACCGCATCCTTTCTGGGACGGTCCTGGTGAAGACCAACGTGTCCAGGATCGAGGGTTCCAGCGTGATGTTCGAGGATGGGACGGTGGAGGAGGACATCGACCTGGTGGTCTTCGCCACTGGATACAGCTTCTCTTTTCCCTTCCTCCCCTCGTCTGTCATCTCAATTTCAGAGAACAAGACTTCGCTCTACAAATATGTCTTCCCCCCCACACTGGAGCAACCCACGCTGGCCATCATCGGGCTGATCCAGCCCCTGGGGGCCGTAATGCCCATTTCAGAGATGCAGGCAAGATGGGCTACGCGCATCTTCAAAG GTGCCACCACAGATGGCTTGAAGTCTTCATAG
- the LOC125709061 gene encoding flavin-containing monooxygenase 5-like isoform X2, with protein MARRVAVIGGGISGLTCIKCCLDEGLEPVCFESSDDIGGLWRFKEEPEKDRASIYQSVIINTSKEMMSFSDFPIPAHFPNFMHNSLIMDYFRMYAEHFKLLRHVRLQTSVCSVRQRPDFARSGQWDVVTKNRQGQEERHIFDAIFVCIGHHASPHIPLKDFPGIDTFKGKWFHSRDYKSPEEWQGKRVVVIGIGNSGGDIAVELSRVAKQVFLSTRRGSWIVNRVWENGFPMDMGFSRLAHMMSAILPSTLTSTIGERKLNKRFNHKLYSIKPKHRLVSQHPTINDELPNRILSGTVLVKTNVSRIEGSSVMFEDGTVEEDIDLVVFATGYSFSFPFLPSSVISISENKTSLYKYVFPPTLEQPTLAIIGLIQPLGAVMPISEMQARWATRIFKGLNKLPPVNRMLKDINVTKEKMEKRYVKSQRHTIEVDYVYYMDELAKQFGVQPKLLRLLLRDPRLGLSVLLGPCTPYQYRLYGPGQWAGARQAILTQWERVAQPMKTRAVPESPSSRLPLLLALSGAALVVATVCARINFPDLLASLSNWRMYVPKPFLHMV; from the exons ATGGCTCGCCGCGTTGCCGTGATCGGAGGGGGAATCTCAGGGCTGACTTGTATCAAGTGCTGCCTCGACGAGGGACTGGAGCCGGTCTGCTTTGAAAGCAGCGATGACATCGGGGGCTTGTGGAGGTTCAAG GAGGAGCCGGAGAAGGACCGGGCTAGCATCTATCAGTCCGTCATAATCAACACCTCCAAGGAGATGATGAGCTTCAGCGACTTCCCCATCCCTGCCCACTTCCCCAACTTCATGCACAACTCCCTCATCATGGACTACTTCCGGATGTATGCGGAGCACTTCAAACTGCTCCGTCACGTCCGCCTCCAG ACCAGCGTCTGCAGTGTGCGTCAAAGGCCTGACTTCGCTCGCTCGGGCCAGTGGGACGTGGTGACCAAAAACAGACAGGGACAGGAGGAGAGGCACATCTTTGATGCTATATTCGTCTGTATTGGACACCATGCGTCCCCACACATCCCTTTGAAAGATTTCCCAG GAATAGACACCTTTAAAGGGAAGTGGTTCCACAGCCGAGACTATAAATCTCCCGAAGAATGGCAGGGGAAGAGGGTGGTCGTGATCGGGATTGGGAATTCTGGGGGCGACATCGCTGTGGAGTTAAGCAGGGTGGCCAAGCAG GTGTTCCTCAGCACGCGGAGGGGCTCGTGGATAGTGAACCGCGTGTGGGAGAACGGATTCCCCATGGATATGGGATTCAGCAGGCTCGCACACATGATGTCGGCCATTCTGCCCAGTACCCTCACATCCACGATAGGCGAAAGAAAACTTAACAAGAGATTCAACCACAAGCTGTACTCCATCAAACCCAAGCATAG GTTGGTCAGCCAGCACCCCACGATCAATGATGAGCTGCCCAACCGCATCCTTTCTGGGACGGTCCTGGTGAAGACCAACGTGTCCAGGATCGAGGGTTCCAGCGTGATGTTCGAGGATGGGACGGTGGAGGAGGACATCGACCTGGTGGTCTTCGCCACTGGATACAGCTTCTCTTTTCCCTTCCTCCCCTCGTCTGTCATCTCAATTTCAGAGAACAAGACTTCGCTCTACAAATATGTCTTCCCCCCCACACTGGAGCAACCCACGCTGGCCATCATCGGGCTGATCCAGCCCCTGGGGGCCGTAATGCCCATTTCAGAGATGCAGGCAAGATGGGCTACGCGCATCTTCAAAG GGCTGAACAAACTTCCCCCAGTGAACAGAATGCTGAAGGACATCAACGTAACCAAGGAAAAGATGGAGAAAAG GTATGTAAAGTCTCAGAGACACACCATCGAGGTGGACTACGTCTATTACATGGATGAGCTGGCGAAGCAGTTTGGGGTGCAGCCCAAG CTCCTCCGGCTGCTGCTGCGGGATCCTCGCCTCGGTCTCAGCGTCCTGCTGGGGCCCTGTACCCCGTACCAGTACCGGCTATACGGACCAGGTCAGTGGGCGGGGGCCCGGCAGGCCATTCTCACGCAGTGGGAGCGGGTGGCCCAGCCGATGAAAACCCGGGCCGTGCCAGAGTCCCCCTCTTCGAGGCTGCCATTGCTGCTCGCTCTCAGTGGCGCCGCCCTAGTGGTAGCAACTGTCTGTGCCCGAATAAACTTTCCGGACCTCTTGGCCTCCCTCAGCAATTGGAGGATGTATGTGCCAAAGCCATTCCTTCACATGGTGTAA
- the LOC125709061 gene encoding flavin-containing monooxygenase 5-like isoform X4, translated as MARRVAVIGGGISGLTCIKCCLDEGLEPVCFESSDDIGGLWRFKEEPEKDRASIYQSVIINTSKEMMSFSDFPIPAHFPNFMHNSLIMDYFRMYAEHFKLLRHVRLQTSVCSVRQRPDFARSGQWDVVTKNRQGQEERHIFDAIFVCIGHHASPHIPLKDFPGIDTFKGKWFHSRDYKSPEEWQGKRVVVIGIGNSGGDIAVELSRVAKQVFLSTRRGSWIVNRVWENGFPMDMGFSRLAHMMSAILPSTLTSTIGERKLNKRFNHKLYSIKPKHRLVSQHPTINDELPNRILSGTVLVKTNVSRIEGSSVMFEDGTVEEDIDLVVFATGYSFSFPFLPSSVISISENKTSLYKYVFPPTLEQPTLAIIGLIQPLGAVMPISEMQARWATRIFKGLNKLPPVNRMLKDINVTKEKMEKRYVKSQRHTIEVDYVYYMDELAKQFGVQPKVLRLLLRDPRLGLSVLLGPCTPYQYRLYGPGQWAGARQAILTQWERVAQPMKTRAVPESPSSRLPLLLALSGAALVVAAVCAGINFPDLLASLSNWRMFVPSFLHMV; from the exons ATGGCTCGCCGCGTTGCCGTGATCGGAGGGGGAATCTCAGGGCTGACTTGTATCAAGTGCTGCCTCGACGAGGGACTGGAGCCGGTCTGCTTTGAAAGCAGCGATGACATCGGGGGCTTGTGGAGGTTCAAG GAGGAGCCGGAGAAGGACCGGGCTAGCATCTATCAGTCCGTCATAATCAACACCTCCAAGGAGATGATGAGCTTCAGCGACTTCCCCATCCCTGCCCACTTCCCCAACTTCATGCACAACTCCCTCATCATGGACTACTTCCGGATGTATGCGGAGCACTTCAAACTGCTCCGTCACGTCCGCCTCCAG ACCAGCGTCTGCAGTGTGCGTCAAAGGCCTGACTTCGCTCGCTCGGGCCAGTGGGACGTGGTGACCAAAAACAGACAGGGACAGGAGGAGAGGCACATCTTTGATGCTATATTCGTCTGTATTGGACACCATGCGTCCCCACACATCCCTTTGAAAGATTTCCCAG GAATAGACACCTTTAAAGGGAAGTGGTTCCACAGCCGAGACTATAAATCTCCCGAAGAATGGCAGGGGAAGAGGGTGGTCGTGATCGGGATTGGGAATTCTGGGGGCGACATCGCTGTGGAGTTAAGCAGGGTGGCCAAGCAG GTGTTCCTCAGCACGCGGAGGGGCTCGTGGATAGTGAACCGCGTGTGGGAGAACGGATTCCCCATGGATATGGGATTCAGCAGGCTCGCACACATGATGTCGGCCATTCTGCCCAGTACCCTCACATCCACGATAGGCGAAAGAAAACTTAACAAGAGATTCAACCACAAGCTGTACTCCATCAAACCCAAGCATAG GTTGGTCAGCCAGCACCCCACGATCAATGATGAGCTGCCCAACCGCATCCTTTCTGGGACGGTCCTGGTGAAGACCAACGTGTCCAGGATCGAGGGTTCCAGCGTGATGTTCGAGGATGGGACGGTGGAGGAGGACATCGACCTGGTGGTCTTCGCCACTGGATACAGCTTCTCTTTTCCCTTCCTCCCCTCGTCTGTCATCTCAATTTCAGAGAACAAGACTTCGCTCTACAAATATGTCTTCCCCCCCACACTGGAGCAACCCACGCTGGCCATCATCGGGCTGATCCAGCCCCTGGGGGCCGTAATGCCCATTTCAGAGATGCAGGCAAGATGGGCTACGCGCATCTTCAAAG GGCTGAACAAACTTCCCCCAGTGAACAGAATGCTGAAGGACATCAACGTAACCAAGGAAAAGATGGAGAAAAG GTATGTAAAGTCTCAGAGACACACCATCGAGGTGGACTACGTCTATTACATGGATGAGCTGGCGAAGCAGTTTGGGGTGCAGCCCAAGGTCCTCCGGCTGCTGCTGCGGGATCCTCGCCTCGGTCTCAGCGTCCTGCTGGGGCCCTGTACCCCATACCAGTACCGGCTATACGGACCAGGTCAGTGGGCGGGGGCCCGGCAGGCCATTCTCACGCAGTGGGAGCGGGTGGCCCAGCCGATGAAGACCCGGGCCGTGCCAGAGTCCCCCTCTTCCAGGCTGCCGTTGCTGCTCGCTCTCAGTGGCGCCGCCCTAGTGGTAGCAGCTGTCTGTGCCGGAATAAACTTTCCGGACCTCTTGGCTTCCCTGAGCAATTGGAGGATGTTTGTGCCGTCATTCCTTCACATGGTGTAA
- the LOC125709061 gene encoding flavin-containing monooxygenase 5-like isoform X3, producing MARRVAVIGGGISGLTCIKCCLDEGLEPVCFESSDDIGGLWRFKEEPEKDRASIYQSVIINTSKEMMSFSDFPIPAHFPNFMHNSLIMDYFRMYAEHFKLLRHVRLQTSVCSVRQRPDFARSGQWDVVTKNRQGQEERHIFDAIFVCIGHHASPHIPLKDFPGIDTFKGKWFHSRDYKSPEEWQGKRVVVIGIGNSGGDIAVELSRVAKQVFLSTRRGSWIVNRVWENGFPMDMGFSRLAHMMSAILPSTLTSTIGERKLNKRFNHKLYSIKPKHRLVSQHPTINDELPNRILSGTVLVKTNVSRIEGSSVMFEDGTVEEDIDLVVFATGYSFSFPFLPSSVISISENKTSLYKYVFPPTLEQPTLAIIGLIQPLGAVMPISEMQARWATRIFKGLNKLPPVNRMLKDINVTKEKMEKRYVKSQRHTIEVDYVYYMDELAKQFGVRPKLLRLLLRDPRLGLSVLLGPCTPYQYRLYGPGQWAGARQAILTQWERVAQPMKTRAVPESPSSRLPLLLALSGAALVVATVCARINFPDLLASLSNWRMYVPKPFLHMV from the exons ATGGCTCGCCGCGTTGCCGTGATCGGAGGGGGAATCTCAGGGCTGACTTGTATCAAGTGCTGCCTCGACGAGGGACTGGAGCCGGTCTGCTTTGAAAGCAGCGATGACATCGGGGGCTTGTGGAGGTTCAAG GAGGAGCCGGAGAAGGACCGGGCTAGCATCTATCAGTCCGTCATAATCAACACCTCCAAGGAGATGATGAGCTTCAGCGACTTCCCCATCCCTGCCCACTTCCCCAACTTCATGCACAACTCCCTCATCATGGACTACTTCCGGATGTATGCGGAGCACTTCAAACTGCTCCGTCACGTCCGCCTCCAG ACCAGCGTCTGCAGTGTGCGTCAAAGGCCTGACTTCGCTCGCTCGGGCCAGTGGGACGTGGTGACCAAAAACAGACAGGGACAGGAGGAGAGGCACATCTTTGATGCTATATTCGTCTGTATTGGACACCATGCGTCCCCACACATCCCTTTGAAAGATTTCCCAG GAATAGACACCTTTAAAGGGAAGTGGTTCCACAGCCGAGACTATAAATCTCCCGAAGAATGGCAGGGGAAGAGGGTGGTCGTGATCGGGATTGGGAATTCTGGGGGCGACATCGCTGTGGAGTTAAGCAGGGTGGCCAAGCAG GTGTTCCTCAGCACGCGGAGGGGCTCGTGGATAGTGAACCGCGTGTGGGAGAACGGATTCCCCATGGATATGGGATTCAGCAGGCTCGCACACATGATGTCGGCCATTCTGCCCAGTACCCTCACATCCACGATAGGCGAAAGAAAACTTAACAAGAGATTCAACCACAAGCTGTACTCCATCAAACCCAAGCATAG GTTGGTCAGCCAGCACCCCACGATCAATGATGAGCTGCCCAACCGCATCCTTTCTGGGACGGTCCTGGTGAAGACCAACGTGTCCAGGATCGAGGGTTCCAGCGTGATGTTCGAGGATGGGACGGTGGAGGAGGACATCGACCTGGTGGTCTTCGCCACTGGATACAGCTTCTCTTTTCCCTTCCTCCCCTCGTCTGTCATCTCAATTTCAGAGAACAAGACTTCGCTCTACAAATATGTCTTCCCCCCCACACTGGAGCAACCCACGCTGGCCATCATCGGGCTGATCCAGCCCCTGGGGGCCGTAATGCCCATTTCAGAGATGCAGGCAAGATGGGCTACGCGCATCTTCAAAG GGCTGAACAAACTTCCCCCAGTGAACAGAATGCTGAAGGACATCAACGTAACCAAGGAAAAGATGGAGAAAAG GTATGTAAAGTCTCAGAGACACACCATCGAG GTGGACTACGTCTATTACATGGATGAACTGGCGAAGCAGTTTGGGGTGCGGCCCAAGCTCCTCCGGCTGCTGCTGCGGGATCCTCGCCTCGGTCTCAGCGTCCTGCTGGGGCCCTGTACCCCGTACCAGTACCGGCTATACGGACCAGGTCAGTGGGCGGGGGCCCGGCAGGCCATTCTCACGCAGTGGGAGCGGGTGGCCCAGCCGATGAAAACCCGGGCCGTGCCAGAGTCCCCCTCTTCGAGGCTGCCATTGCTGCTCGCTCTCAGTGGCGCCGCCCTAGTGGTAGCAACTGTCTGTGCCCGAATAAACTTTCCGGACCTCTTGGCCTCCCTCAGCAATTGGAGGATGTATGTGCCAAAGCCATTCCTTCACATGGTGTAA
- the LOC125709063 gene encoding flavin-containing monooxygenase 5-like — protein MARRVAVIGGGASGLSCIKCCLDEGLEPVCFESSDDIGGLWRFKEEPEKDRASIYPSVTINTSKEMMSFSDFPMPAHFPNFMHNSLVIEYFRKYVEHFRLLRYIRLQTSVCSVRQRPDFARSGQWDVVTKNRQGQEERHIFDAIFVCIGHHVSPHIPLKDFPGIDTFKGKWIHSRDYKSPEEWQGKRVVVIGIGNSGGDIAVELSRVTKQVFLSTRRGAWILNRVGENGFPMDIKLSRLQNIMKAIMPINVTSTIGERRLNKRFNHKLYSIKPKHRLDNQHPMINDELPNRILSGTVLVKTNVSRIEGSSVMFEDGTVEEDIDLVVFATGYSFSFPFLPSSVISVSENKTSLYKYVFPPTLEQPTLAIIGLIQPLGAIMPISEMQARWATRIFKGLNKLPPVNRMLKEIKVTKEMMEKSYVKSQRHTIEVDYISYMDELAKLFGVRPKVLRLLLRDPRLGLSVLLGPCTPYQYRLYGPGQWAGARQAILTQLERVAQPMKTRAVAESPSSRLPLLLALSGAALVVAAVCAGINFPDLLASLSNWRMFVPSFLHMV, from the exons ATGGCTCGCCGCGTTGCCGTGATCGGAGGGGGAGCATCAGGGCTGTCTTGTATCAAGTGCTGccttgacgagggactggagccGGTCTGCTTTGAAAGCAGCGATGACATCGGGGGCTTGTGGAGGTTCAAG GAGGAGCCGGAGAAGGACCGGGCTAGCATCTACCCATCTGTCACCATCAACACCTCCAAGGAAATGATGAGCTTCAGCGACTTCCCCATGCCTGCCCACTTCCCCAACTTCATGCACAACTCCCTCGTCATAGAATACTTCCGGAAGTACGTGGAGCACTTCAGACTGCTCCGTTACATCCGCCTCCAG ACCAGCGTCTGCAGTGTGCGTCAAAGGCCTGACTTCGCTCGCTCGGGCCAGTGGGACGTGGTGACCAAAAACAGACAGGGCCAGGAGGAGAGGCACATCTTTGATGCTATTTTCGTCTGTATAGGACACCATGTGTCCCCACACATCCCTTTGAAAGATTTCCCAG GAATCGACACCTTTAAAGGGAAGTGGATCCACAGCCGAGACTATAAATCTCCCGAAGAATGGCAGGGGAAGAGGGTGGTCGTGATCGGGATTGGGAATTCTGGGGGCGACATTGCTGTGGAGTTAAGCAGGGTGACCAAGCAG GTGTTCCTCAGCACGCGGAGGGGCGCGTGGATCCTGAACCGTGTGGGGGAGAACGGATTCCCCATGGACATAAAACTCAGCAGGCTCCAGAACATAATGAAGGCCATTATGCCCATTAATGTCACATCCACGATAGGCGAAAGAAGACTTAACAAGAGATTCAACCACAAGCTGTACTCCATCAAACCCAAGCATAG GTTAGACAACCAGCACCCCATGATCAATGATGAGCTGCCCAACCGCATCCTTTCTGGCACGGTCCTGGTGAAGACTAACGTGTCCAGGATCGAGGGTTCCAGCGTGATGTTCGAGGATGGGACGGTGGAGGAGGACATCGACCTGGTGGTCTTCGCCACTGGATACAGCTTCTCTTTTCCCTTCCTCCCCTCGTCTGTCATCTCGGTTTCAGAGAACAAGACTTCGCTCTACAAATATGTCTTCCCCCCCACACTGGAGCAACCCACGCTGGCCATCATCGGGCTGATCCAGCCCCTGGGGGCCATAATGCCCATTTCAGAGATGCAGGCAAGATGGGCTACGCGCATCTTCAAAG GGCTGAACAAACTTCCCCCAGTGAACAGAATGCTGAAGGAGATCAAAGTGACCAAGGAAATGATGGAGAAAAG TTATGTAAAGTCTCAGAGACACACCATCGAGGTGGACTACATCAGCTACATGGATGAGCTGGCGAAGCTGTTTGGGGTGCGGCCCAAGGTCCTCCGGCTGCTACTGCGGGATCCTCGCCTCGGTCTCAGCGTCCTGCTGGGGCCCTGTACCCCGTACCAGTACCGGCTATACGGGCCGGGTCAGTGGGCGGGGGCCCGGCAGGCCATTCTCACGCAGTTGGAGCGGGTGGCCCAGCCGATGAAGACCCGGGCCGTGGCAGAGTCCCCCTCTTCGAGGCTGCCGTTGCTGCTCGCTCTCAGTGGCGCCGCCCTAGTGGTAGCAGCTGTCTGTGCTGGAATAAACTTTCCAGACCTCTTGGCTTCCCTGAGCAATTGGAGGATGTTTGTGCCGTCATTCCTTCACATGGTGTAA
- the LOC125709061 gene encoding flavin-containing monooxygenase 5-like isoform X1 produces MARRVAVIGGGISGLTCIKCCLDEGLEPVCFESSDDIGGLWRFKEEPEKDRASIYQSVIINTSKEMMSFSDFPIPAHFPNYMHNSLIMDYFRMYAEHFKLLRHVRLQTSVCSVRQRPDFARSGQWDVVTKNRQGQEEKHIFDAIFVCIGHHASPHIPLNDFPGIDTFKGKWFHSRDYKSPDEWLGKRVVVIGIGNSGGDIAVELSRVAKQVFLSTRRGSWILNRVGDNGFPMDMRFSRLTHMLSAILPITVTSTISERRLNKRFNHKLYSIKPKHRLFSQHPMVNDELPNRILSGTVLVKTNVSRIEGSSVMFEDGTVEEDIDLVVFATGYSFSFPFLPSSVISVSENKTSLYKYVFPPTLEQPTLAIIGLIQPLGAIMPISEMQARWATRIFKGLNKLPPVNKMLKDINVTKERMEKRYVKSQRHTIQVDYVYYMDELAKQFGVRPKLLRLLLRDPRLGLSVLLGPCTPYQYRLYGPGQWAGARQAILTQWERVAQPMKTRAVPESPSSRLPLLLALSGAALVVATVCARINFPDLLASLSNWRMYVPKPFLHMV; encoded by the exons ATGGCTCGCCGCGTTGCCGTGATTGGAGGGGGAATCTCAGGGCTGACTTGTATCAAGTGCTGCCTCGACGAGGGACTGGAGCCGGTCTGCTTTGAAAGCAGCGATGACATCGGGGGCTTGTGGAGGTTCAAG GAGGAGCCGGAGAAGGACCGGGCTAGCATCTATCAGTCCGTCATAATCAACACCTCCAAGGAGATGATGAGCTTCAGCGACTTCCCCATCCCTGCCCATTTCCCCAACTACATGCACAACTCCCTCATCATGGACTACTTCCGGATGTATGCGGAGCACTTCAAACTGCTCCGTCACGTCCGCCTCCAG ACCAGCGTCTGCAGTGTGCGTCAAAGGCCTGACTTCGCTCGCTCGGGCCAGTGGGACGTGGTGACCAAAAACAGACAGGGCCAGGAGGAGAAGCACATCTTTGATGCTATTTTCGTCTGTATAGGACACCATGCGTCCCCACACATCCCTTTGAATGATTTCCCAG GAATAGACACCTTTAAAGGGAAGTGGTTCCACAGCCGAGACTATAAATCTCCCGATGAATGGCTGGGGAAGAGGGTGGTCGTGATCGGGATTGGGAATTCTGGGGGCGACATCGCTGTGGAGTTAAGCAGGGTGGCCAAGCAG GTGTTCCTCAGCACGCGGAGGGGCTCGTGGATCCTGAACCGTGTGGGGGACAACGGATTCCCCATGGACATGAGATTCAGCAGGCTCACACACATGCTGTCGGCCATTCTGCCCATTACTGTCACATCCACGATAAGCGAAAGGAGACTTAACAAGAGATTCAACCACAAGCTGTACTCCATCAAACCCAAGCATAG GTTGTTCAGCCAACACCCCATGGTCAATGATGAGCTGCCCAACCGCATCCTTTCTGGCACGGTCCTGGTGAAGACCAACGTGTCCAGGATCGAGGGTTCCAGCGTGATGTTCGAGGATGGGACGGTGGAGGAGGACATCGACCTGGTGGTCTTCGCCACTGGATACAGCTTCTCTTTTCCCTTCCTCCCCTCGTCTGTCATCTCGGTTTCAGAGAACAAGACTTCGCTCTACAAATATGTCTTCCCCCCCACACTAGAGCAACCCACGCTGGCCATCATCGGGCTGATCCAGCCCCTGGGGGCCATAATGCCCATTTCAGAGATGCAGGCACGATGGGCTACGCGCATCTTCAAAG GGCTGAACAAACTTCCCCCAGTGAACAAAATGTTGAAGGACATCAACGTAACCAAGGAAAGGATGGAGAAAAG GTATGTAAAGTCTCAGAGACACACCATCCAGGTGGACTACGTCTATTACATGGATGAACTGGCGAAGCAGTTTGGGGTGCGGCCCAAGCTCCTCCGGCTGCTGCTGCGGGATCCTCGCCTCGGTCTCAGCGTCCTGCTGGGGCCCTGTACCCCGTACCAGTACCGGCTATACGGACCAGGTCAGTGGGCGGGGGCCCGGCAGGCCATTCTCACGCAGTGGGAGCGGGTGGCCCAGCCGATGAAAACCCGGGCCGTGCCAGAGTCCCCCTCTTCGAGGCTGCCATTGCTGCTCGCTCTCAGTGGCGCCGCCCTAGTGGTAGCAACTGTCTGTGCCCGAATAAACTTTCCGGACCTCTTGGCCTCCCTCAGCAATTGGAGGATGTATGTGCCAAAGCCATTCCTTCACATGGTGTAA